The Lancefieldella sp. Marseille-Q7238 genomic interval AGCCTGTGCTTTCTTGGAAGGCTTAGCCTTCTTCTCTGCAACGGGAGCGCCAGTGCGAACAATCTCAATCAGGTGAGAGACTGTATTGGAAGGCTGAGCGCCCTTAGAGACCCACTCGTCGACTTTCTCAAGATTGATATCAATCGTCTTTGGGCTGGTCAGAGGGTTGTAGCGACCGATCTCCTCAATGTAACGACCGTCGCGAGGCATACGGCCATCAGCGACGACAACGCGATAATACGGACGCTTCTTGGCACCATGACGGGCCAGACGAATCTTAACTGCCAATGAAAACTCCTTCAGTCAAGCGGCGCATCGGTTTGGTTGATAGGCTGCACCGCAAAGCCACAAACGGATTACTAGTTTACAGCAATGCGTTCACCTCGCAAGATATATTTTTAACCTCGCAAAATGAGCACGACTCTATATCTGTGAAACATTTGTTCTGTTTTATCGAACATACGCCCTATAAATGCACTATACTTGTGGCATGAAAGAGATACGAAACAGACCCGGTATGCCACCCTCCAGCGAGAAGAGCGCGTCTTTTGAGAGCGCTGATGTAAACAGCGCTGACAGGTGGGACGCTCCTGCTATAGGCCTTATGGATCTCGACGCTTTTTTCGCCTCAGTTGAACAGCTTGACCACCCTGACTGGAGAGGAAAACCCGTTATCGTGGGAGGCTCTCCTCACAAGCGAGGCGTCGTCTCAACAGCTTCCTACGAAGCTCGAACGTTCGGCGTCCACTCGGCCATGCCCTCCGCTACAGCGGCGCGCCTGTGCCCTCAGGCAATCTGGACGTCCGGCTCCTACGCTCGCTACAAAGAGCTGAGTCAAAACGTCATGTCCATTCTTCTCGATGAAACACCCCTCGTTGAGCAGGT includes:
- the rpsP gene encoding 30S ribosomal protein S16; protein product: MAVKIRLARHGAKKRPYYRVVVADGRMPRDGRYIEEIGRYNPLTSPKTIDINLEKVDEWVSKGAQPSNTVSHLIEIVRTGAPVAEKKAKPSKKAQAKAAAAAEAAAEETAAEAEATEAETE